The sequence AGAAGTTAAGACCCTGGGCTCTGCTTTGCCTGGCAGCATGGCCCTTGGCCGGAGGGTAGTTactctctttctgcctctgtttcctctaaGAAACCTACCTTACAAGACtgtcctgaggattaaatgaattgacacgtgcaaagcacttagaacagtgcctggcacttaggaaGGAGCTCAAGAAATGTCAGCTGTGATGATTATCCCCATTGTGCATTTATATATAGATGTTCTATAGTCTTTAGATGAATTTACATAAACAGGTATTACTCCATTTTGTTGAGAGGAAATGGAAGTTCAGAGGTTAAAAGACTGGAATCTAGTTTTTATGAACAAGTTCAATGCTATTTTCACTATATCAGATACCTCAATTACGATTAaggcatataaatatatttatgtattatatatgtacatctatgtgtgtgtatatacatgttttatatatgtatatatatatatatatatatatatacccatgaGTGTGACCCTTTGCTGATAATCAAACACTCTCCATTTCTTATTATGTAAAAAATGACTGGATGTTTACTGTGTTGAGTGTCTCACCTTTGGGAGTCTGTACTTTTCTCTGAGGTGAACTCTGAGGCACGCCCTCTCTGCCTTTTTTTGTGTAAATGCAGCATCTCTTTCCATcctaaaagtaaaagaatagaatAAAGGATCAAAGGACGAAGAGAGCTAAGGCCATTCCAGCCCCTGCTCAGAGGAGCCAGACACTGGGACACACCTTCTGAGTTCCCACTGCCGGCAGACAAATGGGAAATAGGGGAGTTTTTCCTACCTCCCCAAATTTCTGCCTCTCTGTCTGTCATTCCACTATCATAACTCACTTCAGACCCTAAATCCCAAAGACAGCTCAGTTCTGGGAATCTCTTTCTGAGGCACCCCGGGAGAGGGGCAGGGTGATTACTCCTGATGTAGACCTGACCTCGCTATGTTTCTCTAAGTACGACCTGGGACCACAAGCGTGAGAATCACCCGGAGCGCTCGTTAAGAATGCAGCTTCCCAGTCCAACTGCATTGTGGAGAgaagctacattttaaaaatcattttgtttcgtattttattatatttattagggGTTAACACATTTAGTACTTCTGAAATGCTAGGTGTATGAGCTGATGACAAAGGATGTTGAGTGTTATTCTTGGGACAtaagttttatttatgttttaaattaaaaaattgaaatatagctgctgtacaatattgtgttacaggtgtacaatatcgtgattcacaatttttatttttttggccgtaccatgtggcatgtggaatcttagttccctgacaagggatcgaacccgtgccccctgcagtggaagtgcagagtcctaaccactggaccgccagggaatttccccctccccccttttttcccacaatttttaaaggttatactccacttatagttattataacatGTTGGCCGTGTTCCCTGTGTTGTGTTACAACacgtccttgtagcttattttatacataatagtttgtacctggGACATAAGTTTTAAATTCTACAGAATTCTACAGAACACTTATTTTTAAGTGATGCCCTTTATTAAACCCTTATGTGGACTTCCCACGTATCTATTTAAGCTCCGGGTCCGTCTCCACCCATGCTGCCTTGATTCTGCAACATTCCCAAAGTGGAAGacatttttgaggttttttttttttttggccacaccatgcggcacGCAGGAccttcgttccccgaccagggatcaaacccacgccccctgcagtggaagcgtggagtcttaaccgctggaccaccagggaagtccccagttttgAGTCTTAAAGGATGTTCTCCTCCAGATCTCTGCAGAGCTGTGTTTCCACAGGACAGTTACACTCAGTGACTGAGAGTCTGAGATTCAGTTATTACTCTGTTCATTTAATTTCACCAATAAATTGTGATAGAATTCAGAACTCTGAGCTACAATAATGTGgaacttttaaaaagcacttgaaaTCCTTGACAGCTGAAGCagggacatttaaaaaacatacgGCAGGGAATCCAATTGTGAAATGTTCTCTCTGTAATCTTACCAAAGAGACATGTGTTCTGGAAACGATGCCTTCGTCCAGGGGAGAAAACACATCTGCTCCTCTCTTCCCATTGTTGCCAGTTATAAACCACCAAGTCTtgcagactttttcttccctatgTCTCTCATAACCATCCCTTTCATTTTAACTGTAGCAGCCTCACGAATGTTCCATTACTCCATACCGTATCTTGTGCAGTGATTCTTTAAATAGTAGTCTGTTGACTCAAGTATTCTATCAAAAAAGCTGGAAGCAGTGGTGTGCTGGCAAACGTATCACAACCAGCTCTTTGGGGAAAGAAGCTGTTTGTAGaacttgccaatttccatggtgtaaatactcccacccaGGCGGATTTCAAACTATCAACTTGATGTCCTTGAATGAGGAATTGGGGAGAGATGAACACAATCAGCTTTCATGAGTCAGTGCAGGCTGCTGTAGGTCAGCTCCAGCATGTCGCTGGCTGGaagattaatttttctcttactCTTGAATTCAGCAATCTCCCTGGGCCTCTACTGCCAGGCATGGAAACAGCAGATATGGTCTGTCCACTTTTCTCTATCATAAATACTATGCTGGGCCACTTGATTGGAGAGGCCCTGGCCGTTTAAATGATCTCCCTGCTTCCATCATAGCCCCACAATTGAGAAGCAACACTTTTAACAAACTCCCTCGGCGATTCTTACACAAGCTAAAGAGGGTCACCTTCACAACACTGTCAATCAACCAgactccagtaaaaatttaaaaacataaaataaaataaacaaggtcaCCTTCTAAGCCCCAATTTAGGTTCAGTGTTCCCTTCCCTGTTTGGAGGGAGGCATCCTCAAACAGGGTAGGGTATGGATTTCCATAATGCTCTGCGGGTGGCCTAATTGGACTTGTGATGGTGCTGGTTTGAAAAGGGCTCCCTTACTCATGATGAGCCAGAGAGAAGTGGACGCCTTCGGGGACGTCTGTGAAGCTCACGTTCACCACCTCCTCTCCCAGCTGCCCAAAGAAGTGCATTATTGGAGGCTATATTTATATACCTGACCCCGCCCTCTGGATGTACAGGATTGGACCAAGCTGGATAAATGGACTTTCTTCTCTGGGAATTCGGGTTTGGGACTGAGAAAGAGACCAGTAGTGTGGCTCGAGCTGTAATGGGTGAACTTGGGGGATGTCGGCTGCCATTTTACACTGGCCACGTGGTTTGGGTAGAGGACCAAGTAGAGGGCTGACTGCCCCAAAAGAACAAAGCAGCCATACTGAGGTGGAAGCCACGGCAAGAGATTGAAAACGAGGGCTCATGGCTTCTCAGCAATGCTCTGGTCCTGGTTCAGGCCCATATGAGGCCTGGGGGGATTTCTGTTATGGGTTTGGTGAAGCATCTTTGCATGAAGCATGATTTGCCTTAAAATAAATtgcctgttttcattttcaggtgGCTAAATTGGTTTCTATTTCTTGACTCCAAGTTTtggaatcatctttttttttcactgtaataGTTGCTctcatttatacattttatttttttattgaagtataattgatttacaagtttgtgttagtttcaggtgtacagcaaagttattcagttttatatatatacatatacatattctttttcagattctttccccttataggttattataaaatattgagtatagttccctgatGCCTACTTCTTTATGTTGTATTCTAGGTGATGAAGCTCATGAAAACTCAAGCAACGGACCGAAGTCATGCCTCTTGCTGTGGGAAAGCAGGCCAGCCTCACCGTCCTGCTACTGTTGCTTACATCGGTTGATCACATAAAtgtatcacacacacacgcacacacacacacacacacacacacacacacacccacacacccacacacggaGCTGAGTAGCTGGTAAATAACCCAATCCACTGACTGACCATACCATCCGACTATTTTGGTCTTTCATCTGTCCAcatataaaattaagtaaaacaagGTCATTAGTTAATCAAACAGATGCCATATCTGTGACCAGATTTATTGCTGGGACATACTGAGTGATATTTTAATATCAGGTATATAGTCTAtatttctgaccattttctttttattgggccCCTTGAGCTGAGAACATTTGGTGCTACTGttctgcttctgtttcttcattatacatgtgttttttttttttaaacatgccaAGGAATGATGCCTTTTTTTGCCTAAGTATTATTTTAGCACAAACATTATTTTTGcagttgcattttttaaaaaaactgattttaaatttaCCGCAGAGCCAAGCATAATACATTCTAGGTAGTTTTATAAGTCACaatttctttcaggaaaaaataCAGTAGACAAGGTTTCCATTAAATGCAGGCTTTTATGCTTAGTTTCCTCCAGGTCATTAACCCTTTCACCTCTAATCATCTTAGCAATAGGACTTAGGCAACTATTATGTAATTGATCATTAGCAAAACAGCCATGGTGgcaaaaagaaatacttttgtAACATACGATGTACATTTAACTTCAAGATTGATGCTTCAATACTCAGTCGATTTGATTATTAAGACTCAAATTAATTCTaccttaaactttaaaaaattacatctaGATTACACTTAAAGATCAGTCTTCAGCAGTGAAAAATTGGTGATATTCACATTCCATAATACCCACCTGAAATGTTACTGTTtgacttttattacattttatatagcCAAAAGAATGTCCTTATTTTTTGGAGGTACATAGCCAAAGTATCTAGGGGTAAAGTATCGTGATgtctgtaatttactttaaaaatggttctctgtatccatctatctatgtTTCCATGTATCTATCTATGATCTAACCAAATAATCATCTacaagcaaatatggcaaaatgtcaaCTGTCAGTTTTATGCCATAGGTATATATGAGCATTCATTATACTGTTCTACTCTTCTGcatctttaaatttttcataataggCAGTCCACACATTTATTCAGTCTTTGAGAAGCCAAGTTTTATGACATAATTGTCATGTTGTATTTTCTCGGCTTTTTTTTCTGCACACGTAAGATCTAGAACACTGTACTCTATGTTCTTTAAGGCCCTCTTCCAAGTGCAAAGTCTGAATTTTCACAATTTGAAAGCTTTCTACTTGCTAGGAGGGTGAATTTCCTGACGACTGTAAAGTTATTTAGGCACAGTTTTTCATTTGAACAATTGAGGTCAATTAAAATGTGTCTGGATCAGAAAGTGTTCAGTGGCTTTCAGGCCAACACGCagatttatttagtattttttaatttccattcatACAAGTAGGACATAGTAACCACTGATGCTAGGAAATGGTTCACTTTAGCAGAACAGACTTTCCTCAGGTTAGAAGCAAACAGCACGAGGAAAGGCATCTAAAGAGCAATGAGGTAGAAATTGGGGAGCTGAAGACGGTATGGCCAGAATGAAtttctttgtgcttttaaaaggaaaggaagttGCATGTACTCACTTCTCCTCGATCACTTGCTTTTGGTATTCCTCATATTCCTCTCTAGTCATCCCCTGAGCTGCTGCAGGATCAGATGtacctccttcttctttttgttcttcagACCTGCCACCAAGTCCTAAATTCTTTACCTGACTACTTATCATAGTTTTCATAAGGAAAGCCATTGTTCCTGCCCCAGAAAAAGAATACCAAAAACTCAGACAaaacctgaaggaaaaaaaacaaacccacaaaacCTCCAAATATCTTCAACGACAGCAACACATTTAAAAGCAGAGGGCTTCGCATAGGCTCATCTGTTCAAGGGCGTAACGATACAGAAGAGTGGTCTGGGTGCTGTAAGCTGGATTAAAGGGGTCAACTCCCGAGTATAGAGAGGCAGATGGCTCAGATTACTAAGGCATACAATCAGATGCAACCAACCACTTTCTGAACTAATACACTAAGCTaatttcagagggaaaaaaatccttcacattatccatccctctccctacccatttctaaattttaaattataagccAGCAGGGCTTCATCAAGAGTTGGTTCAATTAAATTAATCAGAGCAGACTGATTATATGGCTGTAGTGGAATTTCCAAATTCCAGCCCTTGAGGACAACATCCGGTTGAAAACTGAGTCCAGTGAGACTCAAAACCCGAAATGCTTCATTAAGCAAAAATAATCCTTTGATCCATTATTTTATCTCATTGGACTCTAAGTACTATGCAaggatttgctttttggtttgctTGAATTCTATACTGTTTCAGCGGTTACTGTGTCCTGTACATAAATACCCAACCGAGGCAAGTGTAAAAGGGCAAGCCAGAAGGTCCTCCGCTTACATCTGGATTACCCTAGCCTGCTCCTGAATGGTTACACTTCTGCATGGAAATGACGCGCTGGATACTTTAACTGCTCTGATCCAGAAGGTAAGAACATATGAGTCAAATCATCAGTGTGTATCGAGGTCACCTTTTCCTCTTACACGCAGTCACTTCCTGGGTGCTCTATTTAAGCTCACTGGTGTATTTGGAGAAAACCTCTGACAATGTTTTGTAACACAGATTCTCAATGGCTGTGGTTTTCTCCAGGTCAAGGGAGGAATTTGAGCATGGCTAAGACTTTAATCTATGTTAGTATCTTTCTAATTAAAGCACTCCAAGAGCAggtggggcagaggggagagatgCAGCCTATTAGGAACCTATGCTTATTATTTTATCTGTAGGCATGAGACCTTTCAGGAAATAGATGACTATCCCTCAGATAGTACAGAACTATATAAACTGGATTTTTGCCTAAAAtgcttttttaatgtattttaagatCTGCTTTTCATCTTACTAACCAATTTAAAATTGTTGCTAAAATGGTCTCAATTTGAAAGATTAACAAAGATTTAGGGTGAAATAGAAACTTTTTTCGGTGTTCTCTGATAGAGAATGTACATTCATACTTAGCTCCACTTCCACCTTAAGATGTGTTGCCTGGGACTTAATACATTCAAACCATGAtctctaaattattatttataataaaaatcaattttataagTTATTCTAAGTTATTAAATTATtagattataaaattattaaaattccattttattagGAATTAGGAAATATTATGAATGGTGAGGGTCTCAATTCTAAACTCCAAAGCCAGTTGGTGAAGCAGCCTCTCCTTGTCCAGTCctcttctgtctgtctgtgtgtgtgggacggggggaggctgggaggaggggtgggtgtCAAGCATCACAGAAACTCTTACGTGGTAACTACATCAGTGTGACAAATGAATACTCCCTGGTGGTGCTTTATGAAATCAAATCTTTCATTGTCTTCCCAAAAGATAATTCCATTGGAAATGGGATcgtctttaaaaactttttattcctcaatttattACAATGGCCTTTCCACTTGGACATTCACCAACTATTTGCTGTGTGTGGAATCCTCCAGAGAGGGAAAATAAATACCCCAGGTGAAACGGGACAACTAGGTGTTACCCCTCCAAAGGCTTCTCATCATACTTGAACAAAAACCCAAATCTTTACTATGGCCATGTCCccagcaccccccaccccccgccagaaGGCTCACTGATCAGGCTTTAagtttcctctgatttctttcaaacctatctaatttaattctttaattttacaTTACTCACTATTTTCTGTGGACTTATAGC is a genomic window of Balaenoptera ricei isolate mBalRic1 chromosome 14, mBalRic1.hap2, whole genome shotgun sequence containing:
- the CPLX4 gene encoding complexin-4, producing the protein MAFLMKTMISSQVKNLGLGGRSEEQKEEGGTSDPAAAQGMTREEYEEYQKQVIEEKMERDAAFTQKKAERACLRVHLREKYRLPKSEMDENQIQMAGDDVDLPEDLRKMVDEDQEEEEDKDSILGQLQNLQNMDLDTIKEKAQATFTEIKQTAEQKCSVM